The Anaerolineales bacterium region GGCGGCGGCCATGCGGGCGGTCATGCTGGGGTGGCGAAAAGAGAATGGTGCCACCAGCGGGCCGAAGTGGATGCGCTGGGTGTGGCTGGCCAGCCAGGTCAGCGAAACCCATAGCTCCAGCGAATCCTTTTCAGGCGGGTTCATGTTGGTGTAGTGGTCGCTGCGATAGAGCCCGGCGTAGCCAAGATCCTCGGCGGCCTGCGCCAGGCGCTGCCAGCGCTGCCAGGTGAGCCCGTCTTGGCCTTCGATCATAATTGAAAGTTCCATGTTGTCTCCTTGCTTAGCTTAGCAGCGGATGAGCGCAGACAGACGCAGATAAGAAATTCTACCTATCAGCGCTCTTGGGTAGCCAGGAATAGGTTTCTGGCCTTATCGAATACTGGCTTCCATTCTTCGCCTTCGGCATCTGTTGAAAGGCCAATTCCATCGGTGATCGGTTGGCCCAGGAGGGCTTGCGCGGCAACCTGCCCGCAGGCGGCCGCCGCTTCCAGGTCATACCCGCCTTCGAGAATGAGGGCGATCTTGCCCTCACAGTTCTCCTGCGCCCAGTTGCGCAGGGATGCGACAGCGCGGCCGTAGCCGGCGGCGCTGACCTGCAAATTGGCCAGCGGGTCCTTCCAGTGCGAATCGAAGCCAAAGCTCACCAGCAGCATTTCAGGCTTGAAGCTATCCAGCAAGGCGGGGAACAGCTCGCCGTAGGCGGCGTCAAAGGCAGCATCGCCGCTGCCGGGCGGCAGCGGCAGATTGGCGGTGAAGCCCAGGCCGGCACCGGTGCCGCGCTCTTCGAGGCGGCCGGTGCCTGGCCACAGCGGCAACTGCTGCGTGTTGCAGAAGAGCACATCCGCCCGATCGTAAAAGATGTCCTGCGTGCCATTGCCGTGGTGGACGTCCATATCCAGAATGGCAAGGCGGGCTGCGCCCTCGCGTTGCAATAAATGCTGAGCGGCCAACGCCACGTTGTTGAGCAGGCAGAACCCCATGGGCTGCGTGCGGGTGGCATGGTGCCCGGGTGGGCGAGATAGGGCGAAACCGGTTTGGGCCTCGCCACGCCAGACCGCGCGTGCGACCGCCACGGCTCCGGCGGCGGCATTTTGCGCGAGCGGCCAGCTGTGGCGGGTGGTGAAGGTGTCTGCGTCTAGATTGCGCTGTTCGGCAGCATGCTGTTGGATCGTCTGCAGCATATCGGCGCTGTGGACTGCGGCAAGAACATCGGCGGCCAGTGACTCAGCCGGCACTTCGGCGCCTAGCTGCCACAACCCGGCTTCTTCCAAGGCCAGGCGGATGGTCTCAACGCGCTGGGGACGCTCCGGGTGGTTGGGTTGCGAATGGGCACTGTGGCCCTCAGGGTAAAAGTAGGCGATGGGAGCGCTCATGCAGTGATTATAGAATGTTTGATAGGCTAAAATTGTTTTACCTCCCAAATAAAGGAGTTTCGCCATGACAGAAGGAAATCCAACAGAAGAGAAAAGCAAGAAGGCAGCTGCTGGCGCACGGGCTATTTGGTCCGGCGCTATCGCTTTTGGGCTCATCAATATTCCGGTAAAGCTGTT contains the following coding sequences:
- a CDS encoding histone deacetylase, with amino-acid sequence MSAPIAYFYPEGHSAHSQPNHPERPQRVETIRLALEEAGLWQLGAEVPAESLAADVLAAVHSADMLQTIQQHAAEQRNLDADTFTTRHSWPLAQNAAAGAVAVARAVWRGEAQTGFALSRPPGHHATRTQPMGFCLLNNVALAAQHLLQREGAARLAILDMDVHHGNGTQDIFYDRADVLFCNTQQLPLWPGTGRLEERGTGAGLGFTANLPLPPGSGDAAFDAAYGELFPALLDSFKPEMLLVSFGFDSHWKDPLANLQVSAAGYGRAVASLRNWAQENCEGKIALILEGGYDLEAAAACGQVAAQALLGQPITDGIGLSTDAEGEEWKPVFDKARNLFLATQER